The following coding sequences lie in one Phyllopteryx taeniolatus isolate TA_2022b chromosome 4, UOR_Ptae_1.2, whole genome shotgun sequence genomic window:
- the slc2a15b gene encoding solute carrier family 2 member 15b, translating to MAEELLMLNEEKFSSNLTKSLLAVAFLASFGSSMLYGFNLAVVNSPAHYIKDFYNETLQETYGWIPNKRHLTILYSLTVSIFAIGGMIGALLVGKLVTKFGRKGTLVRSTVLVFVGGTLMGLSRSWREPSMVIIGRFIVGVHSGISISVVPMYLGEIAPKNLRGFLGLIPCIHICLGVFIAQVLGLQELMGKEHYWPLLMSLIIFPTLVQLILLPWFPESPRYLLIEKGNVHATIAALKWFRAKGNIQLELEEMQEEQRSLSSIQTVSVCGLLMDRCVRWQVITIVVVNIGMQLSGIDAIWFYTNDIFKNAGIKEPHIQYTTVGTGAIEVISGMLGCFTIERVGRRPLMAGGYIFMSLCCAGITVSVLFQDQLPFMRYISVGCVVGIIAGFCIGPAGVPFLITAELFKQSHRPAAYTTGGCLNWLSNFTIGFVFPFLELTMGPYCYLIFCAICLGVAIYTIFIIPETRNKTFMEISQMFASKNNMLEEELTSNRVLKISKNGYGTLAHLDVK from the exons ATGGCGGAGGAACTGTTGATGCTGAACGAGGAGAAATTCAGCTCG AACCTCACAAAGTCATTGCTTGCAGTGGCTTTTCTGGCGTCATTTGGCAGCTCCATGCTCTATGGATTTAATCTGGCTGTGGTCAACTCTCCTGCACAC TACATCAAAGACTTCTACAATGAGACACTTCAAGAAACTTATGGCTGGATTCCAAACAAGAGGCACCTCACAATCTTGTACTCCCTCACTGTGTCCATCTTTGCCATTGGTGGAATGATCGGCGCTCTGTTAGTGGGAAAACTTGTCACCAAGTTTGGCAG GAAGGGTACGCTGGTGAGATCAACTGTGCTGGTGTTTGTCGGGGGGACTCTTATGGGCCTCAGCCGATCATGGAGGGAGCCATCCATGGTCATAATTGGACGCTTCATTGTTGGAGTACACTCTG GTATCTCTATCAGCGTGGTGCCAATGTACCTTGGTGAGATCGCCCCCAAGAATTTGCGAGGCTTCCTGGGTCTTATTCCATGCATCCATATTTGTCTCGGGGTCTTCATTGCTCAGGTCCTGGGGCTACAAGAGCTGATGGGAAAG GAACATTACTGGCCTCTGCTCATGTCCCTGATAATATTTCCAACCCTGGTCCAGTTGATACTGTTACCATGGTTTCCTGAGAGCCCACGGTACCTGTTGATAGAAAAGGGAAATGTTCACGCCACCATTGCAG CCCTCAAGTGGTTCCGTGCTAAAGGCAACATCCAGTTGGAGCTGGAGGAGATGCAGGAGGAACAacgctctttgtcctccatCCAGACGGTATCTGTGTGTGGACTCCTCATGGACCGCTGTGTTCGCTGGCAAGTCATCACCATTGTAGTGGTCAACATCGGCATGCAGCTGTCTGGCATTGATGCG ATTTGGTTCTATACAAATGATATATTTAAGAACGCTGGAATTAAAGAGCCCCACATTCAGTATACCACAGTGGGAACTGGAGCCATTGAGGTCATCTCTGGAATGCTGGGT TGTTTTACAATTGAGCGTGTTGGTCGGAGACCGCTCATGGCTGGTGGTTACATCTTCATGAGCCTCTGCTGTGCTGGGATCACTGTGTCGGTCCTCTTCCAG GACCAGCTGCCCTTCATGCGCTACATCAGCGTTGGCTGCGTTGTTGGGATTATTGCTGGCTTCTGCATTGGTCCAg CCGGTGTGCCTTTCCTAATCACTGCGGAGCTGTTCAAGCAGTCGCACCGACCAGCAGCCTACACCACGGGAGGCTGTCTCAACTGGTTGTCTAACTTCACCATCGGCTTTGTCTTTCCCTTCCTTGAG CTGACTATGGGTCCTTACTGTTACCTCATCTTCTGTGCAATCTGCCTGGGAGTGGCCATCTACACCATCTTCATCATTCCCGAGACCAGGAACAAAACCTTCATGGAAATCAGTCAGATGTTTGCCTCCAAGAACAACATGCTTGAAGAGGAGCTGACATCCAACAGGGTTCTGAAAATCTCTAAAAATGGCTATGGGACTCTGGCCCATCTGGATGTTAAGTAA